A window from Cryobacterium sp. PAMC25264 encodes these proteins:
- a CDS encoding YajQ family cyclic di-GMP-binding protein, with protein MADSTFDIVSKVDPMEVDNALNQAHKEVAQRYDFKNVGASIEMSGEKVLMKANTEERVKAILEVFESKLIKRGISLRSLDAGEPYASGKEYRIEASMKAGIDQENAKKINKIIRDEGPKGVKSQIQGDELRVSSKSRDDLQSTMALLKGKDLDVALQFVNFR; from the coding sequence ATGGCAGATTCAACGTTCGACATCGTCAGCAAGGTCGACCCCATGGAGGTCGACAACGCGCTCAACCAGGCTCACAAAGAGGTGGCTCAGCGCTACGACTTCAAGAACGTGGGCGCATCCATCGAGATGAGCGGCGAGAAGGTGCTCATGAAGGCAAACACCGAGGAGCGCGTCAAGGCGATCCTCGAGGTGTTCGAGTCGAAGCTGATCAAGCGCGGCATCTCGCTGCGCAGCCTCGACGCCGGCGAGCCATACGCGTCGGGCAAGGAGTACCGCATCGAGGCCAGCATGAAGGCCGGCATCGACCAGGAGAACGCGAAGAAGATCAACAAGATCATCCGCGACGAGGGACCCAAGGGTGTCAAGAGTCAGATCCAGGGCGACGAGCTGCGGGTTTCCTCGAAGAGCCGCGACGACCTGCAGTCCACAATGGCCCTCCTCAAAGGCAAGGACCTCGACGTGGCCCTCCAGTTCGTCAATTTCCGCTAA
- a CDS encoding LacI family DNA-binding transcriptional regulator has product MVGIDEVARRAGVSTATVSRALSGNGHVSPATRLKVKAAALELGYVVSSNASSLASGRMKNIGVVVPFLNRWFFSSVVEGAQKALLQNGYDLTLYNLTGGGDERRSVFEHFLLRQRVDAVIAISLELTESEVARLHALGKPLVGVGGPISGVRTLTIDDVAVARLATEHLLALGHTRIAHIGGNKDFDLDFHLPTNRRFGYEAALENAGIGLSAELFQPADFTIRGGYQAAKQLLGSPHDRPTAIFAASDEMAIGSILAARDLGLVVPRDVSVIGIDDHELADFFGLSTIAQFPQGQGAKAVEILMDQLHPGQHDQAALNTPMPFELIVRSSTARPGG; this is encoded by the coding sequence ATGGTCGGCATCGACGAGGTCGCCCGCCGCGCGGGCGTCTCCACCGCCACGGTTTCGCGCGCCCTGAGCGGCAACGGCCACGTTTCTCCGGCCACCCGGTTGAAGGTCAAGGCCGCCGCTCTCGAGCTGGGTTATGTGGTCTCGTCCAACGCGTCGAGCCTGGCGTCGGGTCGGATGAAGAACATCGGCGTCGTCGTACCGTTCCTCAACCGCTGGTTCTTCTCCAGCGTCGTCGAGGGCGCCCAGAAGGCGTTGCTGCAGAACGGCTACGACCTCACCCTCTACAACCTCACCGGCGGCGGGGACGAACGACGCAGCGTGTTCGAGCACTTCCTGTTGCGCCAGCGAGTGGATGCCGTCATCGCGATCTCCCTCGAACTCACCGAGAGCGAGGTGGCCAGGCTGCACGCCCTGGGCAAGCCGCTGGTGGGCGTGGGCGGCCCGATCTCCGGTGTGCGCACCCTCACGATCGACGATGTAGCGGTGGCCAGGCTCGCCACAGAGCACCTGCTCGCGCTCGGCCACACCCGCATCGCCCACATCGGCGGCAACAAGGACTTCGACCTGGACTTCCACCTGCCCACGAACCGGCGCTTCGGCTACGAGGCGGCCCTGGAGAACGCCGGGATCGGGCTGTCCGCCGAGCTCTTCCAGCCGGCCGACTTCACCATCCGCGGCGGCTACCAGGCCGCCAAACAGCTGCTCGGCAGCCCGCACGACCGCCCAACGGCGATCTTCGCGGCCTCCGACGAGATGGCGATCGGCAGCATCCTGGCCGCCCGCGACCTGGGCCTGGTGGTGCCACGGGACGTCTCGGTGATCGGCATCGACGACCACGAGCTGGCGGACTTCTTCGGCCTGAGCACCATCGCGCAATTCCCCCAGGGCCAGGGCGCCAAGGCCGTGGAGATCCTGATGGACCAGTTGCACCCGGGCCAGCACGATCAGGCGGCGTTGAACACTCCGATGCCGTTCGAGTTGATCGTGCGTTCGAGCACCGCCCGCCCCGGCGGCTGA
- a CDS encoding alpha/beta hydrolase, whose translation MVELVWREDLLGERFQQATLPLGSDGEGDVVATLVRHRPAPTELVSPFAPAHGIDVLYVHGWSDYFFQTGLAEHWHRVGARFYALDLRKYGRSLREHQTPGYVADLATYDADIDAALTAMGHGENSERPSRRRLVLMGHSTGGLTLSLWASRHPGRAHALVLNSPWLEFQAGGVGRAFIAPLVQLGARVQPLGTLPQVDLGFYSRSVSAEFDGEWSYESRWRPPRGFPPPRAWLNAVLEGHAAVAAGLGIEVPILTLLSARSTILPRWSDQMRHSDSVLVVNDIARAAVRLGSTVTVARIEGALHDVVLSAPAPRAAAYAALTRWLRAYAS comes from the coding sequence ATGGTGGAACTCGTGTGGCGGGAGGACCTGCTCGGGGAGCGCTTCCAGCAGGCCACGTTGCCTCTCGGCAGCGACGGCGAGGGCGATGTGGTCGCCACCCTGGTTCGCCACCGCCCGGCGCCGACCGAACTCGTCTCACCCTTCGCGCCGGCGCACGGTATCGACGTGCTCTACGTGCACGGATGGTCGGACTACTTCTTCCAAACCGGCCTAGCCGAACACTGGCACCGGGTGGGCGCCCGTTTCTACGCCCTGGACCTGCGCAAGTACGGGCGCAGCCTGCGCGAGCACCAGACCCCTGGGTACGTGGCCGACCTGGCCACCTACGACGCCGACATCGACGCCGCCCTCACCGCGATGGGCCACGGGGAGAACTCAGAGCGGCCGTCCCGCCGCCGCCTGGTGTTGATGGGCCACTCCACCGGCGGACTCACGCTGAGCCTGTGGGCGTCCAGACACCCGGGCCGGGCCCACGCGCTCGTGCTGAACAGCCCGTGGCTGGAGTTTCAGGCCGGCGGTGTGGGTCGGGCCTTCATTGCGCCCCTTGTGCAGCTGGGCGCCCGCGTGCAGCCGCTGGGTACTCTTCCTCAAGTGGACCTGGGCTTCTACAGCCGTTCGGTCTCGGCCGAGTTCGACGGCGAATGGTCCTACGAATCGCGCTGGCGCCCGCCGCGTGGCTTCCCGCCGCCCAGGGCCTGGCTGAATGCGGTGCTCGAGGGACACGCAGCCGTGGCGGCCGGACTGGGCATCGAGGTGCCCATCCTCACCCTGCTTTCGGCGCGGTCCACGATCCTGCCGCGCTGGAGCGATCAGATGCGGCACAGCGACAGCGTCCTGGTGGTGAACGACATCGCCAGGGCCGCCGTACGGCTGGGCTCGACGGTGACGGTGGCGCGCATCGAGGGCGCCCTGCACGACGTCGTTCTCTCGGCTCCGGCTCCCCGGGCGGCGGCGTATGCGGCGCTCACCCGGTGGCTGCGCGCCTACGCCTCCTAA
- a CDS encoding GTP pyrophosphokinase family protein gives MTDLDAEWPTDLRALRTELTRFMMSYKFATDEMMTKVNILKEEFSAIHDYSPIEHVSHRLKSPEGILKKATRKGYPLHLEGIRENIQDIAGIRITCSFISDTYRVLEMLTSQQDITVLQVKDYIKDPKPNGYKSLHLIVAIPVFMSDRVQPVTVEVQIRTVAMDFWASLEHKIFYKYDGAVPAALVGELKQAADVAHRLDVDMERLHDQVVSLGTGGEPVAQRELQSTPNGADGMPFPLPRSLLEAFLAKAV, from the coding sequence GTGACGGACCTGGACGCCGAATGGCCGACCGACCTCCGAGCACTCCGGACCGAGCTGACGCGCTTCATGATGTCGTACAAGTTCGCGACCGACGAGATGATGACCAAGGTCAACATCCTCAAGGAAGAGTTCAGTGCGATCCATGACTACAGCCCGATCGAGCACGTCAGCCACCGACTGAAGTCACCAGAGGGCATCCTCAAGAAGGCCACCCGCAAGGGCTACCCCCTGCACCTCGAGGGCATTCGGGAGAACATCCAAGACATCGCGGGCATCCGCATCACCTGCAGCTTCATCTCAGACACCTATCGGGTGCTGGAGATGCTGACAAGCCAGCAGGACATCACCGTGCTGCAGGTCAAGGACTACATCAAGGACCCGAAGCCGAACGGCTACAAGAGCCTGCACCTGATCGTGGCGATCCCGGTGTTCATGTCCGACCGGGTGCAGCCCGTGACCGTCGAGGTGCAGATCCGCACCGTGGCGATGGACTTCTGGGCCAGCCTGGAACACAAGATCTTCTACAAGTACGACGGGGCCGTGCCGGCCGCCCTCGTGGGCGAGCTCAAACAGGCCGCGGATGTGGCGCACCGGCTGGACGTGGACATGGAGCGCCTGCACGACCAGGTGGTGTCGCTGGGCACCGGCGGCGAGCCCGTGGCGCAGCGCGAGCTGCAGTCCACGCCGAACGGAGCCGACGGCATGCCGTTCCCGCTGCCCCGCTCGCTGCTGGAGGCTTTCCTGGCCAAGGCCGTCTGA
- a CDS encoding isochorismate synthase MenF, giving the protein MILLLDQRTPLLWMRRNQGLAGIGTALRLEFSGPTRMQDAAAAWRDVVAAATVTDPLARTGTGLLAFGTFAFDDSSSQTSVLIVPEVIVGREDGQCWVTRIWPTGQAAPEIPLALQPLGDEYRISLLPGALTPAGYRAAVSAAVTHIGDRDLSKVVLARDLVGHLPAESDLRRLLTELALGYPDCWTYAVDGLVGSSPETLIRADHNEVNARVLAGTISRGSDAAADLEAALTLATSSKDGDEHEFAVQSVLAALRPHTSVLTTSEIPFTVKLPNLWHLATDVEGTLSDGSTSLDLIAAMHPTAAVAGTPTQDALALIRELEPFDRGRYAGPVGWVGADGDGEWAIALRCAQVTPAGDVTAYAGCGIVLDSDPDRELAETKMKFRPVVEAFG; this is encoded by the coding sequence TTGATCCTCCTGCTCGACCAGCGCACGCCGTTGCTCTGGATGCGCCGCAACCAGGGTCTCGCCGGCATCGGCACGGCACTGCGGCTCGAGTTCTCCGGCCCTACCCGCATGCAGGATGCCGCAGCCGCCTGGCGCGATGTCGTCGCGGCGGCCACCGTGACCGACCCGTTGGCGCGCACCGGCACCGGCCTGCTCGCGTTCGGCACCTTCGCCTTCGACGACTCGTCCAGCCAGACCAGTGTGCTGATCGTGCCCGAGGTGATCGTGGGCCGCGAGGACGGCCAGTGTTGGGTTACCCGCATCTGGCCCACCGGACAGGCCGCCCCTGAAATCCCGCTGGCACTGCAGCCGCTCGGCGACGAGTACCGCATCTCGCTGCTTCCCGGTGCGCTGACGCCGGCCGGCTACCGCGCTGCCGTCTCCGCCGCCGTCACCCACATCGGCGACCGGGACCTGAGCAAGGTCGTGCTGGCCCGCGACCTGGTCGGGCACCTGCCGGCCGAGTCCGACCTGCGCCGACTGCTGACCGAGCTCGCCCTGGGCTACCCGGACTGCTGGACCTACGCCGTCGACGGCCTCGTCGGCTCGAGCCCCGAGACCCTGATCCGCGCCGACCACAACGAGGTCAATGCCCGGGTGCTCGCCGGCACCATCTCCCGCGGGTCGGATGCCGCGGCGGACCTCGAGGCAGCCCTCACCCTGGCCACCTCCAGCAAGGACGGCGACGAGCACGAGTTCGCCGTGCAGAGCGTGCTGGCCGCGCTCCGCCCGCACACCTCGGTGCTCACCACGAGCGAGATCCCGTTCACGGTCAAGCTGCCCAACCTCTGGCACCTGGCCACCGACGTCGAGGGCACCCTGAGCGACGGGTCCACCTCGCTCGACCTCATTGCGGCAATGCACCCGACCGCCGCGGTGGCCGGCACCCCGACGCAGGACGCGCTCGCGCTCATCCGCGAGCTTGAGCCCTTCGACCGCGGCCGCTACGCCGGTCCGGTGGGCTGGGTGGGCGCCGACGGCGACGGCGAGTGGGCCATCGCGCTGCGCTGCGCGCAGGTCACCCCGGCCGGGGACGTCACCGCGTACGCCGGCTGCGGCATCGTGCTGGACTCCGACCCCGACCGCGAGCTGGCCGAGACCAAGATGAAGTTCCGCCCCGTGGTGGAGGCGTTCGGCTAG
- a CDS encoding polyprenyl synthetase family protein gives MKLTAPVARRSPSVTSQLGLSDRIFSTAADRGLAASIETGLDDVTTSLLGELVFADEIANVTSRYLLNAGGKRVRPMLALLTAHLGDGTVPDVIRAATAIEITHLASLYHDDVMDDADKRRGVPSAQVVWGNSIAILAGDLLFSRANQLMGRLGERAVRLQGDTFERLVLGQLHETVGPADDQDPIDHYIQVLADKTGSLIAAAAQSGIIFSNAPAEFEEPVVLFGERIGVAFQLIDDVLDLSPQPQETGKVPGTDLRAGVATLPLLRLRERAATDARAADLVARLEADVMNSKGATTEAADSAISALREHDVTTQTLAEAHGWARDAVDALKPLPQGSVKKALTRFADTIVERSS, from the coding sequence GTGAAATTGACCGCCCCCGTGGCCCGCCGGAGCCCGTCGGTAACGTCGCAGCTGGGCCTGAGCGATCGGATCTTCTCCACGGCCGCCGACCGTGGCCTCGCCGCCAGCATCGAGACCGGACTCGACGACGTGACGACGAGCCTGCTCGGCGAACTCGTCTTCGCCGATGAGATCGCCAACGTCACCAGCCGATACCTGCTCAACGCCGGCGGCAAGCGCGTGCGCCCGATGCTCGCGCTGCTCACCGCGCACCTGGGCGATGGCACCGTGCCCGACGTCATCCGTGCCGCCACCGCGATCGAGATCACTCACCTGGCGTCGCTGTACCACGACGACGTCATGGACGACGCCGACAAGCGCCGCGGCGTGCCCAGCGCGCAGGTGGTCTGGGGAAACTCCATCGCCATCCTGGCCGGTGACCTGCTCTTCTCCCGCGCCAACCAGCTGATGGGCCGGCTCGGCGAACGCGCCGTGCGCCTGCAGGGCGACACCTTCGAACGCCTGGTGCTCGGCCAGCTGCACGAGACCGTGGGCCCCGCCGACGACCAGGACCCGATCGACCACTACATCCAGGTGCTCGCCGACAAGACCGGGTCGCTCATCGCCGCCGCCGCCCAGTCCGGCATTATCTTCTCCAACGCGCCCGCCGAGTTCGAAGAGCCCGTCGTGCTGTTCGGCGAGCGGATCGGCGTGGCCTTCCAGCTCATCGACGACGTCCTCGACCTGTCGCCGCAGCCGCAGGAGACCGGCAAGGTGCCCGGCACCGACCTCCGCGCCGGCGTCGCGACGCTGCCGCTGCTGCGCCTGCGCGAACGCGCCGCAACGGATGCGCGGGCCGCCGACCTCGTCGCCCGCCTCGAGGCCGATGTGATGAACAGCAAGGGCGCCACCACCGAGGCCGCCGACTCCGCCATCAGCGCGCTGCGCGAACATGACGTGACCACCCAGACCCTCGCGGAGGCCCACGGTTGGGCCCGTGACGCCGTCGACGCCCTCAAGCCCCTGCCGCAAGGCTCGGTCAAGAAGGCGCTCACCCGTTTCGCCGACACCATCGTCGAGCGATCCAGCTAG
- a CDS encoding DDE-type integrase/transposase/recombinase, with the protein MPVVRACALVGYSRASFYRHRSPRARLAAPIPQKDRHQPATLSTAESAQILALINTPEYEGFSICQAFYRAWDAGVYLASKSSWYRVARAAGQVHERRRQAEGSPKKIPELVATAPSQVWSWDITKLKTTIRGRYFHLYVIMDIYSRRVVGWRLEAYEDGDLAEELIQEAVTANHGVAPNSLHSDNGAAMVSTPVSLLLEKLGVDKSFSRPKVSNDNPYSEALFKTAKYDLAFPEIFDTTDDARAYFDWFFHEYNQNHRHSGIAWNTPNDVHYGRTDRVTRRRSQVLNTAFRTHPERYAQHPKPPALPGRVCINDPRQKPKPNLSQTG; encoded by the coding sequence ATGCCGGTGGTGCGGGCCTGCGCGTTGGTCGGCTACTCGCGGGCATCGTTCTATCGGCACCGCAGCCCCCGCGCCCGCCTGGCCGCGCCGATCCCGCAGAAGGACCGGCACCAGCCGGCCACGCTCTCCACTGCGGAGAGCGCGCAGATCCTGGCGCTGATCAACACCCCTGAGTATGAGGGCTTCTCGATCTGCCAAGCCTTTTACCGGGCCTGGGATGCGGGTGTTTACCTGGCGTCGAAGTCTTCCTGGTACCGCGTCGCCCGCGCGGCCGGGCAGGTCCACGAGCGCCGCCGGCAGGCTGAGGGGTCGCCGAAGAAGATCCCCGAGCTGGTCGCGACCGCCCCGTCACAGGTGTGGTCCTGGGACATCACCAAGCTCAAGACCACGATCCGGGGCCGCTACTTCCACCTCTACGTGATCATGGACATCTACTCGCGTCGCGTCGTGGGCTGGCGGCTGGAGGCCTACGAGGATGGTGACCTCGCCGAAGAACTGATCCAAGAAGCGGTCACCGCGAACCACGGCGTCGCGCCGAACTCTCTGCACTCGGATAACGGTGCTGCGATGGTGAGCACACCGGTGTCCTTACTGCTGGAGAAACTCGGCGTCGATAAGTCCTTCTCCCGGCCCAAAGTCTCCAACGACAACCCCTACAGCGAAGCGTTATTCAAGACCGCGAAATACGATCTCGCGTTCCCTGAGATCTTCGACACGACCGATGACGCCCGCGCCTACTTCGACTGGTTCTTCCACGAATACAACCAGAACCACCGCCACTCCGGCATCGCCTGGAACACCCCCAACGACGTTCACTACGGCCGCACCGACCGAGTGACCCGCCGCAGAAGCCAAGTCCTCAACACCGCATTCCGAACGCATCCAGAACGCTACGCCCAACACCCCAAGCCCCCGGCCCTACCGGGCCGGGTATGCATCAACGACCCCCGCCAAAAACCCAAACCCAACCTGTCTCAAACAGGTTGA
- a CDS encoding class I SAM-dependent methyltransferase, giving the protein MFDLVSTHYDRTNALLSVGNASLWRVATTRAVNPKRGERILDIAAGTGTSSVALSHTGAHVVAADFSEGMIKVGRERHSGNPNVEFVQADATALPFADGEFDAVTISFGLRNVVEPKKAIAEFYRVTKPGGRVVICEFSTPPFTPIRVGYFAYLNHVMPRIVKLASSNAEAYDYLGESIAAWPDQPTLSAWLRDAGYDAVAYRNLSLGIVALHRGIKTAAAASTTS; this is encoded by the coding sequence ATGTTCGATCTGGTCTCGACACACTATGACCGCACGAACGCACTGCTCTCCGTGGGCAACGCCTCGCTGTGGCGTGTCGCGACCACACGGGCCGTGAACCCGAAGCGTGGCGAGCGCATCCTCGATATCGCCGCGGGAACGGGTACCTCGAGCGTCGCCCTGTCGCACACGGGCGCGCACGTCGTGGCCGCCGATTTCTCCGAGGGCATGATCAAGGTGGGCCGTGAGCGGCACTCCGGCAACCCGAACGTCGAGTTCGTGCAGGCGGATGCGACGGCGCTGCCGTTCGCGGACGGCGAGTTCGACGCCGTCACCATCTCCTTCGGCCTGCGCAATGTCGTGGAGCCCAAGAAGGCCATCGCCGAGTTCTACCGCGTCACCAAGCCCGGCGGCCGTGTCGTCATCTGCGAGTTCTCCACCCCGCCGTTCACCCCGATCCGGGTGGGCTACTTCGCCTACCTCAACCACGTGATGCCCCGCATCGTGAAGCTGGCCTCCTCCAACGCCGAGGCCTACGACTACCTGGGCGAATCGATCGCCGCCTGGCCCGACCAGCCCACGCTCAGCGCCTGGCTGCGTGATGCCGGATACGACGCCGTGGCCTATCGCAACCTCAGTCTCGGTATCGTGGCTCTGCACCGCGGAATCAAGACGGCCGCTGCAGCGTCCACAACCTCCTGA
- a CDS encoding inositol monophosphatase family protein, with amino-acid sequence MTTAATAELLALAQETATVAGELARLRRAEGVEIAASKSSPEDVVTLADRETEALIRGLLSDARPDDGFYGEESTATAGTSGLTWVVDPIDGTVNYLYGIPFYGVSIAVVEGDADPATWTALAGAVRNPAIDELFSARAGHGAHLNGRRLQVASGVPLSLALFGTGFSYDSARRTRQARVLQGLIHEVRDVRRMGAASLDLCGVAAGRLDLYYERGLKPWDHAAGALVAAEAGARVGAFGDDREGQSLLIAASPDLYRTAEPLLTKLFQEFMADDDI; translated from the coding sequence ATGACCACTGCAGCCACCGCCGAACTGCTCGCCCTCGCCCAGGAGACCGCCACGGTCGCCGGGGAGCTGGCGCGCCTCCGCCGCGCCGAGGGCGTGGAGATCGCCGCATCCAAGTCGTCCCCGGAGGACGTGGTGACCCTGGCCGACCGCGAGACCGAGGCCCTGATCCGCGGGCTGCTGTCGGATGCGCGCCCCGACGACGGCTTCTACGGGGAGGAGTCCACCGCCACCGCTGGCACCTCGGGCCTCACCTGGGTCGTCGACCCTATCGACGGCACCGTCAACTACCTCTACGGCATCCCGTTCTATGGTGTGAGTATCGCCGTGGTCGAGGGCGACGCCGACCCGGCCACCTGGACCGCCCTGGCCGGCGCGGTGCGCAACCCCGCCATCGACGAGCTGTTCTCGGCGCGCGCCGGCCACGGTGCTCACCTCAACGGACGCCGCCTCCAGGTGGCCAGCGGAGTGCCACTGTCGCTGGCCCTGTTCGGAACAGGCTTCTCCTACGACTCGGCCCGACGCACCCGCCAGGCGCGGGTTCTGCAGGGCCTCATCCACGAGGTGCGCGACGTGCGCCGGATGGGCGCCGCCTCCCTCGATCTGTGCGGGGTGGCGGCCGGCCGGCTCGACCTCTATTACGAGCGCGGGCTGAAGCCATGGGACCACGCCGCCGGCGCTCTCGTCGCCGCAGAGGCCGGCGCCCGGGTCGGTGCGTTCGGTGACGACCGTGAAGGCCAGAGCCTTCTCATCGCGGCCTCCCCGGACCTCTACCGCACGGCCGAACCGCTGCTGACGAAACTTTTCCAGGAATTTATGGCCGACGACGACATATGA
- a CDS encoding FAD-dependent oxidoreductase, which yields MTKLRLAIVGAGPAGIYAADILLKAERNFDVSIDLFDHLPAPYGLVRYGVAPDHPRIKGIITALRDVLDRGDIRLFGNVRYGTDITLDDLKKHYNAVIFATGAVHDADLAIPGIELEGSYGAARFVSWFDGHPDVPRTWPLEAKSVAVIGNGNVALDVSRILAKHADDLLPTEIPANVYEGLKASPVTDVHVFGRRGPTSVKFTPLELRELGELNDVDIIVHDEDFDYDDAARAAVASNKQVFVIDKVLNQWRNRETGSASRRLHLHFFARPVEVTDDGNGHVGGFKYERTAPDGHGGVVGTGEIREVPIQAIYRAVGYYGSSLPGIPFDKKRGVIPNREGQVLWKGEPGFESSTASQQMYGVYATGWIKRGPVGLIGHTKSDAMETVRHLINDVGNWWRPESPSEESILELLDERGVAYTDLDGWHRLDQHELALGAEQGRVRVKVVPRHEMVEISRAQVPAEL from the coding sequence ATGACCAAGTTGCGATTGGCCATAGTCGGTGCGGGCCCCGCCGGCATCTACGCCGCAGATATCCTCCTGAAGGCCGAGCGGAATTTCGATGTCTCCATCGACCTGTTCGACCACCTTCCGGCCCCGTATGGGCTCGTGCGCTACGGCGTCGCGCCCGACCACCCCCGCATCAAGGGCATCATCACGGCGCTCCGGGACGTGCTCGACCGCGGCGATATCCGCCTGTTCGGCAACGTCCGCTACGGCACCGATATCACCCTCGACGACCTCAAGAAGCACTACAACGCGGTCATCTTCGCCACCGGGGCCGTGCACGACGCCGACCTGGCCATCCCGGGCATCGAGCTCGAGGGCTCCTACGGTGCCGCCCGGTTCGTGAGCTGGTTCGACGGCCACCCCGACGTGCCGCGCACCTGGCCGCTCGAGGCTAAGTCGGTCGCCGTGATCGGCAACGGCAACGTCGCCCTCGACGTCTCCCGCATCCTCGCCAAGCACGCCGACGACCTGCTGCCCACCGAGATCCCGGCGAACGTCTACGAGGGCCTCAAGGCGTCCCCGGTCACCGACGTGCACGTGTTCGGCCGCCGCGGCCCCACCTCGGTGAAGTTCACCCCGCTGGAGCTGCGCGAACTCGGCGAACTCAACGACGTGGACATCATCGTGCACGACGAGGACTTCGACTACGACGATGCGGCCCGTGCGGCCGTGGCCAGCAACAAGCAGGTCTTCGTGATCGACAAAGTGCTCAACCAGTGGCGGAACCGCGAGACCGGGAGCGCCTCACGCCGGCTGCACCTGCATTTCTTCGCCCGCCCGGTGGAGGTGACCGACGACGGCAACGGCCACGTCGGCGGCTTCAAGTACGAGCGCACCGCACCGGATGGCCACGGCGGCGTGGTGGGCACCGGCGAGATCCGCGAGGTGCCGATCCAGGCCATCTACCGGGCCGTCGGCTACTACGGGTCCTCGCTTCCGGGCATCCCGTTCGACAAGAAGCGCGGCGTGATCCCCAATCGCGAGGGCCAGGTGCTCTGGAAGGGCGAGCCGGGCTTCGAGTCCAGCACCGCCAGCCAGCAGATGTACGGCGTGTACGCCACCGGCTGGATCAAGCGTGGGCCGGTGGGCCTGATCGGGCACACCAAGTCCGACGCCATGGAGACCGTGCGGCACCTGATCAACGATGTCGGCAATTGGTGGCGCCCCGAGTCGCCCTCTGAGGAGAGCATCCTCGAGCTGCTCGACGAGCGCGGCGTGGCGTACACCGACCTCGACGGCTGGCACCGCCTCGACCAGCACGAGCTCGCGCTCGGCGCCGAACAGGGTCGCGTGCGCGTCAAGGTGGTTCCCCGCCACGAGATGGTCGAGATCTCGCGGGCCCAGGTTCCCGCCGAGCTCTAG
- a CDS encoding M23 family metallopeptidase has protein sequence MSPFPALSNTPQPVLTRREQRELERRLVEDAAPAQDAPAAGHHSPDFVAAPAVELTPEALLVVDTELDEPHVESVAVRESNLALPAEPAYEQLPTDVSPNTTTTSIPLPSRAALRAQLRAAQATDEATPAVTAAPAAQAPQDSPEAERVLPEFVPRTRALPAPAKRTPVSTRSGHHRMRMLAARSGSIVAMTFVALMAVATSIPADALLSSSDVQAAAHQAQKPADGGPAQVINLASGTDTITVEQDSFESKSIAEVAAASGIRLEADFTNNPNGTIQWPFAVGVHVGDQFGYRNCAGCSVNHGGQDFNPGLGAPIQSIADGVVSYAEDGEGSLGVHMVIDHMINGELVSSVYAHMIHGSMLLKAGDVVKVGQVIGQVGSTGMSTGPHLHFEIRLGGLNGTKVDPLVWLRANTN, from the coding sequence TTGTCGCCGTTTCCGGCTCTGTCGAACACCCCGCAGCCGGTACTGACCCGCCGCGAACAGCGCGAACTCGAGCGCCGGCTCGTCGAAGACGCCGCCCCCGCACAGGATGCCCCGGCCGCAGGCCACCATTCCCCCGACTTTGTTGCCGCCCCCGCCGTCGAGCTCACGCCCGAGGCGCTTCTCGTCGTGGACACCGAGCTGGACGAGCCGCATGTCGAGTCCGTCGCCGTGCGCGAATCGAATCTCGCCCTCCCCGCGGAGCCGGCCTACGAGCAGCTCCCCACCGACGTGTCGCCGAACACCACGACGACCTCGATCCCGCTGCCCTCCCGCGCGGCCCTGCGCGCCCAACTGCGCGCCGCGCAGGCGACGGATGAGGCCACGCCCGCCGTCACCGCCGCTCCGGCCGCACAGGCCCCCCAGGACTCACCCGAGGCCGAGCGGGTGCTGCCCGAGTTCGTGCCGCGCACGCGTGCGCTGCCGGCCCCGGCTAAGCGCACTCCGGTGTCCACGCGTTCCGGGCACCACCGCATGCGCATGCTCGCCGCCCGCAGCGGATCGATCGTCGCCATGACGTTCGTGGCGCTGATGGCCGTGGCCACCTCGATCCCCGCTGACGCCCTGCTGTCCTCCAGCGATGTGCAGGCCGCGGCGCACCAGGCGCAGAAGCCCGCCGATGGCGGCCCTGCCCAGGTCATCAACCTTGCCAGCGGTACGGACACCATCACGGTGGAGCAGGACAGCTTCGAATCCAAGTCCATCGCCGAGGTGGCTGCGGCCAGCGGCATCCGCCTCGAGGCTGACTTCACCAACAACCCGAACGGCACCATCCAGTGGCCGTTCGCGGTCGGTGTGCACGTCGGCGACCAGTTCGGCTACCGCAACTGCGCCGGCTGCTCGGTCAACCACGGCGGCCAGGACTTCAACCCCGGCCTCGGGGCTCCCATCCAGTCGATCGCCGACGGCGTCGTCAGCTACGCCGAAGACGGCGAAGGCAGCCTCGGCGTGCACATGGTCATCGACCACATGATCAACGGCGAACTGGTGTCCAGCGTCTACGCGCACATGATCCACGGGTCGATGCTGTTGAAGGCCGGCGACGTCGTGAAGGTCGGCCAGGTCATCGGCCAGGTTGGCTCCACGGGCATGTCGACCGGCCCGCACCTGCACTTCGAGATCCGCCTCGGCGGCCTCAACGGCACCAAGGTGGACCCGCTGGTCTGGCTCCGCGCCAACACCAACTAG